CTTCAAACGTTAAATgttcatccaaaaaaaatccaaggtaTTTATATGAGCTGGTATATGCTAAGGACATAACTCCAGAATGAAAATTAAAGGTGCTTCTACCTACTCCTGTTTTTCTGAAGTgcatgatttgtgttttttcctgattAATCGATAATCTCCATTTCCTACCCCAGAGATGAATAGTATTTGAGCATGTTCTGCaactcctcctctgttcctgcTAGGAGTGCTATGTCATCAGCGTAGAGCAGGATGTTCAGCTTCATATCACCTATTTGCAATCCATGGTTTTCACTTTTAATTGAATACTATGTTGAAATAGGCCTTTAGCAGAGTGTAAGTGGGCCTTTACATTGGTTCTGTATCACCAAGCCACAAGATACATAGGTGCCAAAATtgacgataataataatataataacataaaatatatatattttagcaTTTGCACATGTAACTAAATTGACCTTCCTTCATTCCTACACCAGATAAGATTCAGTGACGGGGACTGAGGTTTATTATTATGGGTCAGGCACCCAACTGGGTCATGGTTGGTTCCTATATGGCAAGTCAAGTAATGTTGAGAGactaaaattttaaaaatccCTCATGCTGTCTCCGCACCCCCATTATGTTTGTGTTCGTAACAGGTGTGGCCCTTTATTTTTTAACAGTAAATACAATCACTCTGTCATTAATCTCACAGAGTAACCCTGCCCAGTATAGCTATAATAGAAattcatacacatgcatgcggGAGTGTAGCTAGGAATGTTTGGCTCTATGCACAGCAGGTGACTCACATCCCTAACTGAAGTTATAGGTTTTGGGCGCGACCCTGATAGCACTAATCAGCAGTCGTAACCGTGCTTTCAGCAGTAGTCCCCAGTTCACAATCTGTGTAGggaggacatttttttttgttttagtctgCACTGGACAGACCTATCGAAATattattcctgttttttccagtttgtctcaaacaacacaacagctgCTGTATCATATTTTTGTTTAAGTTTTTTTTGCTTGCAGTTTTGTCGATTTCAACCAAACCCTATTTCAAAACCatgcagtgtgaaataaaagtataaaatatttataaatatacaCTTGAGGACTATAAAAGGCATTTTAGTCCAGACACTTTAGGGGGCCTCCTTCAGCTTGGGGCCCTTGGTAGTCACAGTACCCCTATTCTCCCACTGGCGCCCCAGCATGCATGCGCCATACGATTTTATCCCAGCAAATCACCTATAcagacacatgtacatacacacacacacacatacacacaaatagatatacatacatataggctacacacagacacaaaatgatGGATTGTAGCACAAGAGTACAAATCTTCTTCAAAGTCAACTCATGTTTGTGCTTGAGGGTCCCTGTggattttttattcttatttgcCTATTCACAGTGAGGGCCCACAGTGcgtacacacaccacacctgCCATAAGAGTGAAGCCTGCTTCACGAGTTGCAGAAACACAAATATGCACTATATACCTACTTTGTTCTTCAATTACTGTGTGCTGATAACGGACCACGTCATGGTAGGTGTGCACCCTTTTGAAATGCCTGAAAACCTCTACGCCCCAAAACCAAACATTTGAGATTTGTCTTTACAAGGCTAAATGGACATTGTTTGGCACGCCAGAAACTGAGTGTACGAGTGACGTCACGCTGGGTATAAGAGGGGAGCTCTTCGGCCGTGCCCTCCTGTTTGTGGATTTACCCCAAGGCCATCTGAAACATCTGACTACCTTTGGGAAGCATAGACAAACCTCAGCAGGTGAGATCGGTGCAACTGTGAAGCAACGTTCTCTCCGAGCCAGCGGCGTCCCGTCCTGGGCCatggaagagtctgcaggttttcattccaaccaaacactacaccagctgatttctctGGTTGAAAGTGTGCAaattagtgaaatcagctgctgtagagtttggttggaatgaaaatctgcaGACTCTTCTATGATGCTGGACTGGACACCGCTGGCTTAGAGGAAACACTGGGGGATAAAAATGTTAACAGGAATGAAGCGAATCTTCATTTCCAACATTCTTGTgacttactactactacgtgAATATTACTACTAATCTTGAATACTGTATGAGTCATGTGTTATGTATTCGCAAGTCATTAGAACAAATCTGATCTGTGTTTCTCAGCTTTTCCTGTCTCTTCTTCCCCTGTTGCTCTTTgactacacccccccccccccccccccctcctcgtcctcctgttcctcctcttctgttcaCAGCCATGGCATTCCAGTCAAATGTGATCAGCTCCCAGCCTCAGGTCTCTGTCACAAGCTACACTGTGTCCTCCGGCCTATCAGACTGGAGTTCAAATGTGTGCGACTGCTGTGAAGACTGCGGcatttgtacgtgtgtgtgtgtgtgtgtgtgtgtgtgcagtggtggaaaaagtcctcaaatcctttacttaagtaaaagtagcaataccataatgtaaaaatacttcattaaaagtaatagttctgcattcaaaagtttacttaagtaaaagtatagaagtattagcagtaaaatgtacttaagtaccaaaagtaaaagtactcattctgaagaaccctttcagagtgttaaatttctgatgcattaacctgtgagaagtattttaatgttgtaggtctaactgctccatatactgctggagagtttaaactctaacaatgtaACATAGTTTATGAGCTTATTAGATgctttgcatgtaaaaccttattctgcaaagtaactagtaactacagctgtcagataaatgtagtggagtaaaaagtacaatatctccctctgaaatgtagtggagtaaaagtataaagtctcacaaaatggaaatactcaagtaaggatccagtacctcaaaattgtactttgagtaaatgtactcagttactttccacctctggtctACAGCAAgcagaaataaaacaacacagcaaaatTAATTCCAATGTAATATATGGCTTCATCTGTCCCCGTCAGGTCTTTGTGCAACATTCGTCCCCTGTATCCTGGCCTGCAAAGTGTCTCAGGACAGCGGTGACAGCTGCTGCTTGCCCTTCCTCCCTGGGGCCATGATCGCTCTGAGGACAAGCATCCGCAGCAGATACCGCATCAATGTGAGTGAGCTCAAGTTGTCTAACAGCTGATTGGGCCATGAAATTACACCAATACAATGGACCTGAGTGTTGAAACAAGCAGGTCCGGTCACTCTACATGGGTGTATATAAAAAGATAACAGTTGCAGTCACTGATACTGTTCTCAAGAAAACCCAACCTCCTTTCTCTAATCTTTGAAAACTGATTTTGATGAGATTGTGATTTGTGCATGGTGGTTTGTCACTAGTAAGCATGCCTCTGCTTCTCCCCAGGGCTCTGTGTGTGACGACTGGGTAGTCAtggcctgcctgcctctctgcgGACTGTGTCAGATGGCACGAGAGCAGAAGATGAGAGGATGATGTTGAATCTTATATTTAGTTACAAATCGAAAGCACTTGTGGTTACATTCCTCAGTCCCCATTTCTGTTTTCTAAGAAATAACCCTAATATCTTTTATGTGATGTAGATAACCAGTGACTCACTGTGATAAAATTGTATTTGAGCAGCAAATCAGCGGAGACGTGGAGAAGGAAATGCTAATTGCGATTTAGATATTATAACTAACTTAACCCTTTCTTCTTTGCCCTTACTTCAAGTTGTTAGTGCATTTAAGAACGTTATTTATTTTGGACTGTAATTATACTTAAAGAATACTGTTTTTCATGCATACAATATACTTTTATTCAATAATGTATGTGATCATGTATTcatgttattttctttataaaattgtgtaaaaaaaaaaagcttagtttttttttatatatatacttatatatatacTTTTAATTACCTGAACTATAGTCATTTAAACAAAGCTATTTCAATAAAACCTGTTTTGGTATAATCATGTTGTGGTTTCATGATTTATAGGAGCCACTTCACTAATAGTGTGAATTGCAGTTCTCCACctatcttcctctttctgtatTCCACTGTATATTTAAGATAGCCATGGTAGAAGGAGAAGCTTTCTGACGGGGCAGGATGAAGTGAACTACTCGAACAGGTAAGGCTGCCATGGAAACTAAACAGTGACCAAAATTTAATTCAAATGTGCTAGCATATTTGAGTATTCATGTTATCTTTATTCTTATTTGCAAGTGATGTAAAACGCAAGAGGATTTGAAAGTATTCTTAGCcgtttttttatattaaaaaatgtCCTCTTTCAAGAAGTTGAAACTCAAATTTAAATAAGATGAGTAATGGGggattttatttaaaaagaatTTAAGGAGGATTTAACAGTATTTCATAGGTCTCCCCATCTGGATTACTGCTACCATAACTCAGATAAGGATAAGGATAATATGGATAAGGATAAGGTCCCATGAGGTAACTAAGTCACAATGTCTCACACTTATCTCAGTATATTTCTGTAAATTAGGTTTATATAAGCAATTTCTATCATGTTAATAGCACCACCAGCACCTTTTGAGGGACCTATGAAGAGAGGAATGATTAGATGGTAAACTTAGACTCAGTGGCACCCAAAAGATTTAGCTCCTGGACAGCTGACTCTGTCAACCCTTACATGGTGCATTTTTACAGTATCAAGTAGTGTTACAATGAAGTGAAACAAATGGAAGCAGAAGAGGAAAATAGCAGCAGATTGAAAAGGGATCTGAAAACATCACAAAGAGGAACAGAGTGATCCTCATCATGGCAAAGTTCACATTCCTTGGATAACAACTAAACACGTGCCTtcttatatactgtagatgctaTTTTACATACCTGTACATAAAGGATAATTTTATAGATTAGGATCAGATGGTTTTTTTTGACCTGAAGTATAATGGTGAAACTGGAATTTGGTTCTTTGGGAAGTAGCAAATAACCATCAGCAAAAATGTATGGATTTTAGTGTGTGGATATATGCTGCTATTACAACACCACTATAAAAgttaaagcattttttttttttactttagggCTCTATGTCAGTCTTACCTTGAAAGAATTTAATTAGAACGTCATACCTGTTATTCTCAAAACATGACCACTTTTAATAAAAAATGCAGTGCTGtaaagtgtcacttttttctctcCAGTATTGTTACCTTGTATGCCATAATACAGGTTTTGAGGAatatcctcctctttctccttttcagaATCTCTAAAAGGCACAATGGAAAATCTTTTCAGGAGAGTGAGACCTGAGACGCCATTTTGATAAATTGATTGTCATGGGCTTCCACAATATCTAAGGTACATTTTCAGATACACTGGAGAGGTATACAGTGATAAATATGCACAAATTAACACCAAAGATCTAAACATTTGAGGAGAGATACCTCATATCagttatcattttttttttccaatttactGTATATCTCCTGTAAAGGTAAGAAAACAGGTCTCTCATGTATGAATGATTGATAAAGTAGTTCTGTCTCAGAGTGCAGATGTAATGTGTATTGTCCTACATGCAAATGATGCATTATGCAACTAATGGTAACCGACAAGAATTTCACATTTAGAATTTCCCTTGGCCTGATTTGAAATGGTACCTTCAACTCACCAGCACATGACCAAGACTTTGTTATGCAGTACTGACCATGTTACACTCATGTAATATGTCTTAATATGTTCTTCTAACCTCAGGTTCCTGTGCCACAACTAAGCTCAACTGATGAACACTCCACAAGCCTTGTATACAGACGTATCCAACACACATCCAAACCAACAAAACAAGGACAAAGATTAGCATTGCTGAAAGAAatttaaaggattttttttctctggggaGACCTTTTCAAATTTTTGCTACAATAAGAAGACAAAATGGCAAGTCTAACTCATCAGCTGTTGGTGTCAGTGGCAACTGTGCTTAGTGTTGTCCAATGTATTGATGGCTACAGCTTTAAAAACTGCATTGAAGACCCATACTGGAATACAAGCAAAACAGACATGCATACAAAATTCAATTGCATCCGTCGAAAAGAAAGGAGCATGTATGCCATCATACATGACCTTCCACCCTCTGCCATCAATCTCACCATCTCAATTAATCCTATCTCGTACATACCCAACAAGAGCTTTGTTCACCTTCCAAACCTTGAATACCTTAAAATGGATCATAACATCTTGACGACCATTGATGAACTGGCTTTCCAAAACTTGCATCAGCTTAAGAGTCTAAATTTGTCCTTTAACTACATATCAGAACTCAACCCTTCTCTGTTTAAGGACCTTAACAAGCTCACCTTTCTCTCGCTGACAGGTAACAAATTAAAGCAGCTCCCTGTGAACATTTTCTCCCGTGTCTTCAATCTAGACACTTTATTCTTACGGCAAAACTCTCTGACTAATTTCTCAGGGGTGGCCGAATCTGTGTCACAGCTAATGAATCTGAGCAAACTAGATCTTTGCTTTAACCAATTTAAGTCCCTCAGTCACTCAAATGTTTCATTACCCAAATCCCTCACCATATTATTTCTATGTAGAAATTATCTGACCACATTAGCTTGCGAGCCTTCCTTTCTCAGGCGGATCGAGCTGCTTGATTTATCATACAATTATCAACTCCCCTCGATAGCTTTTAAAGGAGTGGATTTGAGTCAAATAAATTATCTGCATTTGCGTGCAACCAATGTCAGGGTATCTGAGCTTTTTAATGTAAGCAATGTCAAAGTTGGTCATGTAGATTTCTCTGGCATGGGTCTAAAAAATGACAGTCTGCTCATAGAGCTGTGCAAATTGTTGAGGGGAAGGGTGAATTGTATTAAAGATTTGAGACTGGGAAGTAATGGGATTGAGGATCTAAAGAACTACACACTGTCCGGTTGTCCTCACATCAAAGGAGCCTTGGATCTCTCCCGGAACCAACTGAAAAACATAAGTTGTCTTGACTTCCTCAAaggacagaaacacatacaaagCTTTACTGCAGAGCACAACCACCTCACCTCCCTCCAGtcttgtaaaaaagaaaatatgctTTCTTTCCAATATATGGAAGAGCTGAGCTTTCGTTACAACCGCATCCTCTCAGTCAGCTCTTTTGCTTTCCAACATACGCCAAATATCAAGACTCTAAAACTCAACATAAACACAATTGCTTTTCTCCATCGTAAAGCTCTCAAAGGGCTAAAAAGTCTTGAAACACTCCGTTTGGACAATAACCTCTTAACAGATTTGTTCAATGTCAGCTTTGAAGATCTATATAACCTGCAAATCCTTAACCTACGTAACAACCGTATCTCTGTTATTTTCAATGGGACGTTCCTCAGTCTCAGCAGCCTGACTACCTTGGACCTGGGAGGGAATAAGATCACTTATTTTCAGCCGTCAGGCCTTGATGGACTGAAAAATCTGTCCAAACTCTATCTAGATGGAAACTATCTCAAACAGATCGACAGTGAACACTATCGTGTATTCCAAGATACACTTCAAGTGCTGGATCTACAAAGGAATCAGATTCGCTTCCTCTCTGAAAATATCTCTGGTTCTCCATTTATGAATCTCAGCAAACTCCGTGATCTAAAATTGGATGGGCAAATGCCCTATGGGATCACCCTTTTACCTCGGGCTTTCTTCCGTGGCCTCCGCTCACTGAAATCTCTGTACCTCAC
The Centroberyx gerrardi isolate f3 chromosome 12, fCenGer3.hap1.cur.20231027, whole genome shotgun sequence genome window above contains:
- the cnfn gene encoding cornifelin homolog; protein product: MAFQSNVISSQPQVSVTSYTVSSGLSDWSSNVCDCCEDCGICLCATFVPCILACKVSQDSGDSCCLPFLPGAMIALRTSIRSRYRINGSVCDDWVVMACLPLCGLCQMAREQKMRG
- the tlr21 gene encoding toll-like receptor 21, whose translation is MASLTHQLLVSVATVLSVVQCIDGYSFKNCIEDPYWNTSKTDMHTKFNCIRRKERSMYAIIHDLPPSAINLTISINPISYIPNKSFVHLPNLEYLKMDHNILTTIDELAFQNLHQLKSLNLSFNYISELNPSLFKDLNKLTFLSLTGNKLKQLPVNIFSRVFNLDTLFLRQNSLTNFSGVAESVSQLMNLSKLDLCFNQFKSLSHSNVSLPKSLTILFLCRNYLTTLACEPSFLRRIELLDLSYNYQLPSIAFKGVDLSQINYLHLRATNVRVSELFNVSNVKVGHVDFSGMGLKNDSLLIELCKLLRGRVNCIKDLRLGSNGIEDLKNYTLSGCPHIKGALDLSRNQLKNISCLDFLKGQKHIQSFTAEHNHLTSLQSCKKENMLSFQYMEELSFRYNRILSVSSFAFQHTPNIKTLKLNINTIAFLHRKALKGLKSLETLRLDNNLLTDLFNVSFEDLYNLQILNLRNNRISVIFNGTFLSLSSLTTLDLGGNKITYFQPSGLDGLKNLSKLYLDGNYLKQIDSEHYRVFQDTLQVLDLQRNQIRFLSENISGSPFMNLSKLRDLKLDGQMPYGITLLPRAFFRGLRSLKSLYLTNNRITHLAPDAFDDLSQLRFLTLDNSCAGVVQLQPGVFKNLRNLTKLIVENMGIQNFSKEVFGNLTKLHILQLNHNVMQSIDVDVLEMLSNLRYLDIRNIPLSCTCQNSILQNWTVNNQKVQLIQLYNLPCQDNKKFKFHNFDTKVCYIDLGEYLFFTTAAVIFLFTVIPLLYVKLYWKMKYSYYVFRAWFSEQWRRLREEEENCKYDAFVSYNSSDEHWILDQLLPNLEGNGSSFKLCLHHRDFELGRDIVSNIVSAVYGSRKTICVVSRNFLRSEWCSLEIQLASYRLFDEHRDVLLLVFLEPIPERQLSSYHRMRKIMLKKTYLQWPGSDCTDPAQAQDLFWNQLRRALRKASRLDNEEENYRNEGCAIADRADTEYFVNQTSDENYYLLP